The proteins below are encoded in one region of Hordeum vulgare subsp. vulgare chromosome 3H, MorexV3_pseudomolecules_assembly, whole genome shotgun sequence:
- the LOC123444727 gene encoding non-specific lipid-transfer protein 2B-like: MAAPRGAALVLAMVLAAMVVAPPVTVRAAISCSAVYSTLMPCLQYVQQGGTPARGCCAGIQNLLAEANNSPDRRTICGCLKNVANAAPGGSEITRAAALPSKCNVNLPYKISPSVDCNSIH; the protein is encoded by the exons ATGGCGGCTCCGAGGGGTGCGGCACTGGTGCTGGCGATGGTGCTCGCGGCCATGGTGGTGGCGCCGCCTGTGACGGTGCGCGCGGCCATATCGTGCTCGGCGGTGTACAGCACGCTGATGCCGTGCCTGCAGTACGTGCAGCAGGGCGGGACGCCGGCCCGGGGCTGCTGCGCCGGCATCCAGAACCTGCTGGCCGAGGCCAACAACAGCCCCGACCGCCGCACCATCTGCGGCTGCCTCAAGAACGTCGCCAACGCCGCCCCCGGCGGGAGCGAGATCACCCGCGCCGCCGCGCTCCCGTCCAAGTGCAACGTCAACCTCCCCTACAAGATCAGCCCCAGCGTTGACTGCAACTC gatccACTGA